A part of Kitasatospora acidiphila genomic DNA contains:
- a CDS encoding roadblock/LC7 domain-containing protein, producing the protein MTRTTATHQDLDWLLDGLVDSVIGTRHAVLLSDDGLVVSKSRGIDRADAERLAAVATGQQSLARGVGTLFGGGSVHQVIVELAELWLFITAAGQGTHLAVIASQEVDAEMMSLAMHTLVQQVGQKLGTQLRGQSDERALERGRLRVR; encoded by the coding sequence ATGACGCGCACCACCGCCACCCATCAGGATCTGGACTGGCTGCTGGACGGGCTTGTCGACTCGGTGATCGGAACCAGACACGCGGTGCTGCTGTCCGACGACGGCCTCGTGGTCAGCAAGTCCCGCGGTATCGACCGGGCCGACGCCGAGCGGCTGGCCGCGGTGGCCACCGGGCAGCAGAGCCTGGCCCGCGGTGTCGGCACGCTGTTCGGCGGCGGTTCCGTGCACCAGGTGATCGTGGAGCTCGCCGAGCTGTGGCTGTTCATCACCGCGGCCGGCCAGGGCACCCACCTCGCGGTGATCGCCTCCCAGGAGGTGGACGCCGAAATGATGTCGCTGGCCATGCACACGCTGGTCCAGCAGGTAGGCCAGAAGCTCGGGACACAGCTGCGGGGGCAGTCGGATGAACGCGCACTGGAGCGAGGACGACTTCGAGTACGGTGA